The following are from one region of the Treponema denticola genome:
- the rpmG gene encoding 50S ribosomal protein L33 — MAKKTAVELIALQCSECKRRNYTTSKNRKNIQGKLELMKYCSFDRKHTLHKETKIK, encoded by the coding sequence ATGGCTAAGAAAACGGCTGTAGAGCTCATAGCTCTTCAATGCAGCGAATGTAAAAGAAGAAATTATACTACATCTAAGAACAGAAAAAATATTCAGGGTAAGCTTGAATTGATGAAGTATTGTTCTTTTGATCGCAAGCATACATTGCATAAGGAAACAAAGATAAAGTAG
- the rplK gene encoding 50S ribosomal protein L11: MAKKKVVTQIKLQCPAGKATPAPPVGPALGPHGVSAPQFVQQFNDRTKSMEPGLVIPVVITVYADKSFTFILKTPPASVLIKKACKIEKGSATSVTAKVGKLSKAALEEIAKTKMPDINANDIEAAKKIIAGTARSMGVEVER; encoded by the coding sequence ATGGCAAAGAAAAAGGTTGTGACACAGATTAAACTTCAGTGTCCCGCAGGAAAAGCAACTCCTGCGCCGCCTGTAGGCCCGGCTCTAGGTCCGCACGGTGTAAGTGCGCCTCAGTTTGTACAGCAGTTCAATGACCGTACAAAGTCCATGGAGCCCGGTTTGGTTATCCCCGTTGTTATTACGGTATATGCCGATAAGAGTTTTACTTTTATCCTCAAAACACCGCCCGCATCGGTTTTAATCAAAAAAGCCTGTAAGATTGAAAAAGGTTCTGCCACATCGGTTACTGCAAAAGTCGGAAAACTTTCAAAGGCCGCATTGGAAGAAATCGCAAAAACAAAGATGCCCGATATCAATGCAAACGACATTGAAGCTGCAAAGAAAATCATTGCAGGAACTGCACGAAGCATGGGTGTAGAGGTGGAGCGCTAG
- the secE gene encoding preprotein translocase subunit SecE, translating to MAKIGTFWKECIGELRKVVWPTASEVGSSVKVVLISTLIVAVFLGGLDAFFIACVGWIF from the coding sequence ATGGCTAAAATTGGAACTTTTTGGAAAGAATGTATAGGCGAGCTTAGAAAAGTTGTCTGGCCTACAGCTTCTGAAGTAGGGTCTTCAGTAAAAGTAGTGTTGATTTCTACCCTTATTGTAGCTGTTTTTCTCGGCGGTCTTGATGCTTTCTTTATAGCTTGTGTGGGTTGGATATTTTAA
- the rplJ gene encoding 50S ribosomal protein L10: MALRTKNPNRQKTEAIESIKNYVKASSAFIFTEYRGLKVEQITELRKKLRENACTYKVVRNNFARIAFEDADIKDVDSWLTGPTALAMIAEDANLAAKTLFEYAKDAPALVIKGAVVDGEIYDAKQIEAFSKLPGKKDLIAMFMSTVNATTSKFVRTLQAIVDKGGAQGSAPAEAKAEAPASEEKAAEQPAESAPEAAPEA, from the coding sequence ATGGCATTAAGAACAAAAAATCCGAATCGCCAAAAAACCGAAGCGATTGAAAGCATCAAAAACTATGTAAAAGCCTCCTCCGCTTTTATTTTTACCGAGTACAGAGGCTTAAAGGTTGAGCAAATCACTGAGCTCCGCAAGAAGCTCAGAGAAAATGCTTGCACATACAAGGTTGTACGCAATAATTTTGCACGCATTGCTTTTGAAGATGCCGATATTAAGGATGTAGATTCCTGGTTAACCGGACCTACAGCCTTGGCTATGATTGCAGAAGATGCAAACCTTGCCGCTAAGACCTTGTTTGAATATGCAAAAGATGCTCCGGCTCTTGTAATTAAGGGTGCGGTAGTTGACGGTGAAATTTATGATGCCAAGCAAATTGAGGCATTTTCAAAGCTTCCCGGCAAAAAAGATCTTATTGCAATGTTTATGTCTACAGTCAATGCTACAACTTCCAAGTTTGTACGCACCTTACAGGCGATTGTGGATAAGGGCGGTGCCCAAGGCTCAGCTCCCGCAGAAGCAAAAGCTGAAGCTCCTGCTTCAGAGGAAAAAGCGGCCGAACAGCCTGCAGAGTCTGCTCCCGAAGCAGCTCCCGAGGCTTAA
- the rplA gene encoding 50S ribosomal protein L1 translates to MKHGKNYKNALAKYDSAASYELPKAVDIVKELKYAKFDETVEVHVSLTLGKGQSVRDTLVLPHQFRGEKKVLVFCTDDRVKEALDAGAVYAGSTEYIEKVKGGWLDFDIAVATPDMMKDVGRLGMVLGRRGLMPNPKTGTVTTDIASAINELKKGRVEFRADKGGVVHLPVGKVSMDSSKIVENVQALINETMRKKPADAKGDYIRSVSISSTMGPGVWVDYKVGE, encoded by the coding sequence ATGAAACACGGAAAAAATTACAAAAATGCACTTGCAAAGTATGATTCTGCCGCATCCTATGAGCTTCCCAAGGCTGTTGATATTGTCAAAGAGCTTAAATACGCCAAATTCGATGAAACAGTTGAAGTTCATGTAAGTTTGACCCTTGGTAAGGGACAGAGCGTTAGAGATACCCTTGTTCTCCCCCATCAGTTTAGGGGCGAAAAAAAGGTTTTGGTTTTTTGTACGGACGATAGAGTAAAAGAAGCTCTTGATGCAGGAGCTGTCTATGCCGGTTCTACGGAGTACATCGAAAAAGTAAAGGGCGGCTGGCTCGATTTTGATATCGCGGTTGCTACCCCCGATATGATGAAGGATGTAGGCCGCTTGGGTATGGTGCTCGGCCGCAGAGGTTTAATGCCTAACCCTAAGACAGGAACGGTTACCACGGATATTGCAAGCGCTATAAACGAGCTTAAAAAAGGCCGTGTAGAATTCCGCGCCGATAAGGGCGGAGTTGTTCATCTCCCTGTCGGAAAGGTTTCTATGGATTCTTCCAAGATTGTGGAAAACGTACAGGCTCTTATCAACGAAACGATGAGAAAAAAGCCTGCCGATGCAAAGGGTGACTATATCAGATCCGTATCGATTAGTTCGACGATGGGCCCCGGCGTTTGGGTTGATTATAAGGTAGGAGAGTAA
- the nusG gene encoding transcription termination/antitermination protein NusG: MAKAWYILHTYSGYENKIERTIRTLIEKGIISADFVTDIKIPEELVIENKGGKKRNVKRKFLPGYMLVEMNLPDLGWKSVCSEIRKIQGVTGFLGTAGNEKPQPISSEEAKEILQKTGEIKGDKNIRVIQNFSEGQHVKIIEGAFASFTGVIDEVMADKNKLRVMVAIFGRTTPVEVEMSQAEII; the protein is encoded by the coding sequence ATGGCTAAGGCTTGGTACATTCTTCATACCTATTCGGGTTATGAGAATAAAATTGAAAGAACGATACGTACTCTGATAGAAAAAGGGATTATCTCTGCTGATTTTGTTACAGATATAAAAATACCTGAAGAACTTGTAATTGAAAATAAGGGCGGAAAAAAACGCAATGTTAAGCGTAAGTTTCTTCCCGGTTATATGCTGGTCGAAATGAATCTTCCAGATCTTGGTTGGAAAAGTGTTTGCTCCGAAATTCGCAAAATTCAGGGTGTTACAGGTTTCTTGGGAACGGCAGGAAATGAAAAACCTCAGCCTATTTCTTCTGAAGAAGCAAAGGAAATCCTGCAAAAAACAGGCGAAATTAAGGGCGACAAGAATATCCGGGTTATTCAAAATTTCAGTGAAGGACAGCATGTTAAAATCATCGAAGGTGCTTTTGCCTCGTTTACCGGCGTCATCGATGAAGTTATGGCAGATAAAAATAAGTTAAGAGTTATGGTAGCGATCTTCGGCCGTACTACACCGGTTGAAGTCGAAATGTCTCAAGCCGAAATCATTTAA